One segment of Apus apus isolate bApuApu2 chromosome 1, bApuApu2.pri.cur, whole genome shotgun sequence DNA contains the following:
- the FKBP4 gene encoding peptidyl-prolyl cis-trans isomerase FKBP4 yields the protein MTAEEMKADGAPLEGADITPKGDEGVLKVVKREGSGTESPMIGDKVTVHYTGWLLDGTKFDSSLDRRDKFSFDLGKGEVIKAWDIAVATMKVGEICRITCKPEYAYGSAGSPPKIPPNATLIFEIELFEFKGEDLTDDEDGGIIRRIRKKGEGYSKPNEGALVEIQFEGRYGDHVFDRRELQFEIGEGENYDLPHGLEKAIQKMEKSEESVFYLKPNYGFGSAGKEKFQIPPDAELQYEVKLKSFEKAKESWEMNTDEKLEQSCIVKERGTQYFKEGKYKRAALQYKKIVSWLEHESGLSDEEDTKAKSLRLAAHLNLAMCHLKLKEYSQALENCNKALELDNNNEKGLFRRGEAHLAVNDFELARGDFQKVIQFYPSNKAAKVQLVTCQQKIREQHEKEKKMYANMFQRLADKDLKSASTLQTSHTEDAEMKDEQNGVEDKLEVDTEA from the exons ATGACGGCGGAGGAGATGAAAGCGGACGGGGCGCCCTTGGAAGGGGCGGACATCACCCCCAAGGGGGATGAGGGCGTCCTCAAG GTTGTCAAGAGGGAAGGCAGTGGGACAGAGTCTCCAATGATAGGTGATAAAGTGACCGTTCATTACACAGGATGGCTTCTTGATGGCACAAAATTTGACTCCAGTCTGGACAGGAGAGACAAATTTTCATTTGACTTGGGGAAAG GTGAGGTGATCAAAGCATGGGACATTGCTGTGGCAACCATGAAGGTTGGCGAAATCTGTCGGATTACATGTAAACCAGAATATGCCTATGGCTCAGCTGGGAGCCCACCAAAGATACCTCCCAATGCTACACTGATTTTTGAG aTAGAACTTTTTGAGTTTAAGGGGGAGGACCTCACTGATGATGAAGATGGTGGCATCATTCGAAGAATCCGTAAAAAAGGGGAAGGCTACTCCAAGCCCAATGAGGGTGCACTTGTAGAGA TCCAATTTGAAGGCCGATATGGAGATCATGTTTTTGACAGACGGGAATTGCAGTTTGAGATTGGAGAAGGTGAAAACTATGATCTTCCTCATGGTCTGGAGAAAGCAATTCAAAAAATGGAGAAATCTGAGGAATCTGTATTCTATCTCAAACCCAA CTATGGTTTTGGAAGTGCTGGGAAGGAGAAATTTCAGATCCCTCCAGATGCAGAGCTTCAGTATGAAGTGAAACTCAAAAGCTTTGAAAAG GCCAAGGAGTCTTGGGAAATGAACACAGATGAGAAGCTGGAACAAAGTTGCATTGTGAAGGAGAGAGGCACTCAGTACTTCAAG GAGGGGAAATACAAACGGGCAGCATTACAGTATAAGAAGATTGTGTCATGGCTGGAGCATGAATCGGGACTCTCCGATGAGGAGGATACAAAAGCCAAAAGCTTAAGGCTTGCTGCCCACCTTAATCTAGCTATGTGCCATCTCAAGCTGAAGGAATACTCCCAGGCTTTGGAGAACTGCAACAAG GCACTGGAATTGGATAACAACAACGAAAAAGGCCTCTTCCGGCGTGGGGAAGCGCACTTGGCTGTCAATGACTTCGAATTGGCCCGGGGAGATTTCCAGAAAGTGATACAATTTTATCCAAGTAACAAAGCTGCCAAAGTGCAACTGGTGACTTGCCAGCAAAAAATACGGGAGCAGcatgagaaggagaaaaagatgtATGCCAACATGTTTCAACGGCTTGCAGACAAAGATTTAAAA TCAGCTTCTACTCTTCAGACCAGCCACACTGAAGATGCAGAAATGAAAGATGAGCAGAATGGAGTTGAAGATAAATTGGAAGTTGACACAGAAGCATAA